In Entelurus aequoreus isolate RoL-2023_Sb linkage group LG12, RoL_Eaeq_v1.1, whole genome shotgun sequence, the DNA window tatctctttccaatagtcctttatggtggagcagtcccagaaaacatggtaGTACAACATCTAAtggtttttaacatttattttaaggAAAGAGCAACAAAGTTGAACAGCTTGcacagtgtgatttgtttttttatttgaggaAATAAATCTGCTGAAGTGCaacagtgcaattaacagtgcaatacattttcataacatggtcactactgcctagtttctcttgttatattcttatttttactgttatatttgtattcttattgttgctttttattgttattcttattgtaatattttctattttatttccatttacacCCCCATTATTTGCTTTTtgatttttaaattcgatctcaattctgtacactgctgctggaattgtaattttcccgagggaactttcctgaaggaatcaataaagtactatctatctatctatgcagCATTATAGTTGCAGCTTGCAGCCCATCTCTACTGAACAGTAACAAAACACACTGCTTTCATCTTATCCACTTGTCTTTGTCCGTTTAAGGCCGAGTGTTCCCAAACAGGACATTTTAACGACAAAAAAGCCATGACTCCCACTAGCGAAATGCTGGAATGTATTTTTTATGGCGTCGACACGTGATGGATGAGGGAGTTTTATTTCCTGCATCTTACTTATTGTGTGCCATGTGGCAAATCGGTACAACAAATCAGATTACAAATACCGTTATATTAGcggtgtaccattacacccctaatatttagtAACATACACCAGAAACAATAGAAGTCTTCATtggataaaatgaaataaaagtaTGTACAAGTGACACGGTAAATGGAACTGTGCAGCTTCGCCCACAAAATGTCGGTCAGCCGCCTGAAAGAGTAGAGGAAAACAAGTGCAAAAATAAACAGGCTTGTGTTTGACCCAGTAACAGTGAGAGAAAAGACATGACTTTTTCCAGCATTGTGACTTTTCTTTGGCAGAGGCAGTCTGGACTACAGTTGTGGGTCACGGTGACTAAAGATTTCTCAGATGTGTTTAATTTGGCTTGAAATGatgattcacttcacttcttccCTCAGCAATAATGCTGTCCCAACCGTCCAAACATGTACCGAATGTTTACAGGACCTTACTAAATCCCCACAGGTGTCTTCTGTTTTGTCTACCTTTTTATGTCAAATTCAAAAAACTAAGTAAGAAAAAGGAACCATACTCATAGTCCTAACTAATTCAGGGTTAGACATTACTGTCATAAATAATGCATGTCAGCATAAGTGCTTCAATTAAAGCCTTTATTCATTTAATTGCTAACCACAATGTAGCAGTCGGAGCCTTGATTAATGAACGGaactggttcttgaacagggtatGTAAGTAGGCAAGTTTGTATAttaaagcaaatttctccataagaaacaatgtaaatactaGTAATGGCGTATAAAAGTCTGTAATTATAGAAAATGTTTGTACAATTTGAACACAATGTAAAGCGTTATGCAGAGGTCTATATCAAATAAACATAACAAGAAGGTGATGGATCAACGCTCTAAAgtaagtaaagtaaagtaccaatgattgtcacacacacactaggtgtggcgaaattattctctgcatttgacccatcgcccttgatcagcccctgggaggtgaggggagcagtgagaagcaacggtggccgcgcccgggaatcatttttggtgatttaacccccaattccaacccttgatgctgagtgccaagcagggaggtaatgggtcccatttttatagtctttggtatgactcgcccggggtttgaactcacaacctaccgatctcagggcggacactccaaccactaggccactgagtaggtctagtGGTTATATTTAATTTAACTCATTAATACTTAATTAATATTTAACTCTATTTAATAAATAAGTCAAAATAACAACAACTAGCTAAATTGTTCTAATTTACAGCCGCCTTGTCGACACACGCACTTTggtccttaactttaacagccaggttgctacaatgattagggataatacaaacaaaatcaaCTTGACCTTGTTAGTTAATATTCTTGGCGTGCAGCGGAAGGAAGGGGGAGGCAGTATCAACAACGCTGCGGATACATCCTGGATATTTCCAACAACACATCGCTTGTCCGTCATTGTCTATCAAAACACtttaaaagcacacaaagtagtaCTTGCAGTAGCTTATGCATGCAACACTGACCTGACAAACAAATAGCACTGGCGATCGATGGATGTGCTgccaggcacaaaatggctgctctGCGAAGCACACAATGGGTGAATGAAACGTTTGTACTCCAAAGCATATTTGAGGCTCAAATAAAACAACTGTGCAAGACCTCCTTCTACCACCTCAGGAACATTGCtaaactccgcccctcactcactctctctgatgccgagaggctcgtccactcctttgtctcctccagtctagactactgcaacgcgcttcttgtcgggatccccagcaagaacacccagaagctgcagtacttacagaatactgctgctaggatcctgatgagagtgcggaaatatgaccacatcaccccaattctcaaatcccttcactggcttcctgttcccccctctacctcaaagaactactcacccccaaatcctgcaCATGACagctccgctccggacaggctaacctcctccaacctccgaggacaaagctacgaacaatgggagaccgggctttctgctccggcgctcccagtctgtggaatgctctccctgaccacctgagggcaccacagactgtggatgcttttaaaaaaggcttaaaagcccttctttttaaaaaagcctttttttagatatgtgcatactagctatagctatttggctgttctagtttttatttctatttatttctttattatctttttttatttctttatttttaattttttttaatacacagtagcactttgagattgtttactcaatacaaagtgctttttacaaataaaatctattattattatttttatccggTCTGTGGTTCCACCGCATCAAGCCTTATCTACCTACTGTATATATgcgttttaaaatgtgtttttctccTTTCCACGTTTGTATGCAATCCAAATCTTtatcaaagttaaaaaaatgactccttgcatatatacatatataaataatagttttaaaaaaaggttGGGAAGTTTTCAAACAGTTCTTTCCAAATATCGCCCCCTTTTTAATAATCGCCCTATCCTCTGAACAGTTTAGCTAAATAAGTGCTATTATTACAGATTTTAAAGGAATAACTGCTTTGTTTTGAAGGCCTGGCTGCAGAAGTATGGCTACCTGCCTCCTGGTGACGTCCGAGCACAAGCCATGCGTTCACCGCAGTCCGTGGAGACAGCGATCACAGCCATGCAAAGGTTCTACGGCTTGACTGTCACTGGCTCCATTGACTCCAACACATTAGAGTGAGTCCTCCAAGAAAATTGGTCCACATCCGCGTAGGCATGTTATTTCAACCATTATTTTTCCAGGGCCATGACTCGTCCGAGGTGTGGCGTTCCAGACAAGTTTGGGCCAGAGCTGAAAAGCAACCTGAGGAGGAAGCGATATGCGGTGCAGGGATTGAAGTGGGACAAGTCTGAGGTGACATTCAGGTAGGAATTCCACGCCGGTATTGTTATCTATGTTTGTATCAGGTCTCAAAACTCCTCTCTGGCATCCTCCCTCTACAGTATAGAGAACTACACGCCAAAAGTTGGCGAACACGCCACCTACGAAGCCATCCGCAAAGCCTTCAAAGTGTGGGAGATCGCCATCCCACTCACCTTCAGGGAGATTCCCTACAGTCACATCCGGGGCAAGGTGGACAAGTATGCAGACATCATGCTCTCCTTCTCCGAGGGCTTCCACGGTGACAGCACACCGTTTGATGGCGAGGGCGGCTTCTTGGCTCATGCCTACTTCCCCGGTCAGGGAATTGGGGGAGACACGCACTTTGACCTCGCAGAGCCCTGGACGACAGGGAACGTTGACCAAGGGGGTAAGATACATTTTTGCATTTGGGAATGTTTTCCAAAGAAAGAACATCACCTTATGTGTTTCTTGTATTGAAGGGAATGACGTATTCTTGGTGGCGGTCCATGAGTTAGGTCATGCCCTGGGTCTGGAGCACTCCAACAACCCCTCCGCCATTATGGCCCCGTTCTATCAATGGTTTGACACGGAGAACTTCCAGCTTCCTGATGACGACCGCAGAGGCATCCAAACCATCTACGGTAGTGTTGCACAACAATTTTCATCATAACAACTCAATTATTTGTTAATTTTCAAATTAATACTCCTTTAATTTTCCTACAGGGACCAAAACCGGGGGTCCTCCTCCCCCGCCTAGACCCACGAAGGCCACCAACCCCAAGAGACCGGAGCATGGTCCAGACATCTGTGAGGGACACTTTGACACCATTGCAATCCTCAGAGGAGAAAAGTTTGTCTTTAAGGTGCCCTAAATACTTAAACAAGGACCATTGATTCCTGGCTCATGCATTCAAACACTTTATTTAATGTCAATTGATGGACCTTTTAGGACAACTGGTTTTGGCGCGTGCGCAACAACAAGGTGCTGCCAGGCTACCCCATGGCCATCAGTCACTTTTGGAAGGGCCTGCCTTCCAACATCAACGCCGCCTACGAGAGGGACAATGGCAAATTCATCTTCTTTAAGGGTAAAGCTCTACGCCATGTAAACCTTTGAGCATATTTGGGAAGCCAATCCTGTGTGTCATCTCCAGGTGACAAGTACTGGGTCTTCAGCGAGTCCACCATGGAAAAGGACTCCCCGAAGAATCTCAAGGACATGGGCACGGGTCTCCCAACAGACCGAATGGATGCAGCTCTCTTTTACACCCCCACTGGACAGACGTACTTCTTCAGAAGCACTAAGTGAGAAATCTTCTCGTCATCGGTTACCTTTTCCTTCCAAACTTTTCTTAATATGTGCACCTTTGCGGCACTTGCAGGTATTACCGCTTCAACGAGAGGACTCGCACTGTGGATAGCGGCTACCCGAAGCCAATCAGCATGTGGAGTGGCGCACCAGACAACATTAAGGCAGCCATCATGAGCGAGGATGGATGTGAGTTCGATCTAAGTTCTGGTCTAAGAAAACAACTGATCTGTCGTCCTTTCCTTCAGCATACACATACTTCTACAAAGCCAACAAGTACTGGAAGTTCAACAACCAGTACATGAAGGTGGAGTCGGGCTATCCCAAATCTGTGCTAAGCGACTGGATGGGATGCGAGGCGGAGGAGCCCAAGAAGGGTCGTGAAGAGGTGATCATCCTGGAGGTGGACGAGGCACAGGGCGGAATTGGGCCAATCGCTGTGGTGATCCCTATCCTCCTCTTGGTGCTGGTGGTGGCCACATTGGGGGTGCTGTTGTTCTTCAGAAAGTACGGAACACCACGACGTCTCCTCTACTGCCAGAGATCCCTTCTGGACAAGGTCTAAAACCAGGGGAGCGATACCACACAAGAGGGACCCACAGTGAGAGAACAAGGGACCGGATGGATGACAATGGAGCGAGCATTGAGAAGATGGATGATAGGGATGTCCGCATAGTTGGGTGGTGTTCTACAGTGCGTAGAAGGTGAAATCAGGTGTTTTTGTACGTTAACTATTTACATGTGTCACAAATGAACAACAAGTCTACAAGCTCCACTCTAAACCAAGACAATGACTTCCCTTTTTTAAACACGCCTCCTCGCCCAACTGGACAACTGCGGCTGAACAGCTGTTCGACTCCGAGACTAACTTAGGTCTTAAATCGGTTTGTTTTGGCCGCGTTACCTTTCCTGTTGTTTGATTTGATCCTACCACTAAGCAGGGTGTTACAAACGTGCATGTCCATAATATTACTTTGATAAAAGttcagtattttaggtcaaaatGTTAAACCTCAGCGTTTGTCCAATGAATGAAATGCAGAGATACAATTGTATACTTTGTGTCCACAGGTGTAGGCGTGGCACGACTGGAGACGTTGCATAGATTGTCCATGTGGTACAgacatttttattgttgttgttttctgtGCAAGCAGTTAGAAGGGAAAAAACAAATAAGAAGGGATGTTTTCATTCCAGTGCATTAGAATGGTAGAATAAGAAGCAGCGCTgcttgtgtgcatgtgtgagaaACATTCAACAATACGGTGCAATTTTGTAATAATTATCTTTGCcgttatgttattattataagtATGGTTATGGTTATTATTGTTGTCTCCtcgtttatttttttttctacatttgtaCATTGTCGCTAGGAGTCCTGCTGGACAGAGGCATAGCGAGACAATGACTTAAAATAGTGGTTTACAGTTTACGGTGAATTGGATCGAATCAGGCGGATCAATGTACTTATCCAGACATTAGCACACAATATTGATCATTGCTATTTATGAACACGAGGTGCtgttttttcttagtttttttttttttaagcaaattgAAGGTGAATTAGTTGAGTTAAAACAATGATAATGGTAATTATATTTATAATGATGATTGTATCAATAAAAGTGAATGAGATTGTTTACATGCCTTTTTTCCATGTTGTGCTTGATActtgctctttttttttactgcacaCCAATGATACAGGAATTCGCTACTCTGTGTTGTATTGAGGCAGGCCATTTGTGACCCACAGCTTATTTTTTATTgacccgcggcacattctaaagatATAATTGTGGGCGCAAAAAGTCATAATGTTTCAAGAGCAAATTAACTAAAATTCACAACATTTgattcttttgttttttaaatattcacCAAAATGCATACTCCTCCAGTCTCTGTTGCGACCTGCAAACGGTACTTTAAACTCAGCAGCCACTTCCCTCCCGTCtaaaaagattaagattaaagattaaagtaccaatgattgtcacacacacactagatgtggtgaaatttgtcctctgcatttgacccatccccttggggagcagtgagcagcagcagtggccacgctcgggaatcattttggtgatctaacccccaattccaacccttgatgctgagtgccaagcagggaggtaacgggtcccatttttatagtctttggtatgactcggctgggatttgaactccaacctaccgatctcagggcggacactctaaccactaggccactgagatgaacaTCCTGTTTGAAGCCTTACAATAGCAATGTACAGTGGTGCTTTGACATACTCATATCTCGAATCAATGTTTCCAATTGAAAGGATTAAAAGTTCCAATAACATACCTTCTGCGAGCTCCTTCCCCATCAAACATACCATCAgcattttccatattttcatagaaAAATCATTTTAACGCCTTCGGCTGGCGTTATAATAGCTCCTGCCTCAGTATGGTACAGATTGTAAAGTGCAATAATCGGCGAAGTCTGCTACACGCACACCTCTGTGATATTTTttggatgatttatttctttaattcaatgcatATCACCCATTTCTTCTtcacagcactgtccttcacacacaTTTTCTTCCAACCTATGAACTGTTGTCTGTCGAACTATTAGCTAATGCCAGGGATTAAGACATCGGATGTTGGACGGATCTTGCGAAGTTCACTGTAGCATTCGCTACAGCTATCCCAACGAGCAGTGGGATCGGATCTGAAACTGGTATCTTACTGTACAGCTatgctcaatatatatatatatatatatatatatatatatatatatatatatacacatatatacgtggtTCAAGTCCTACATCTCCGGTCGGTCAGAATATGTCTCCCTGGGAGGTTCACATTCGCGCACCCTGCCTGTCACctgcggtgtaccccagggatctgtcctcggCCCCACCCTGTTCACCTTGTATCTACTACCCCTTGGCCGTATCATCAGCAGGCATGGAATTTCCTTCCATTGCTATGCTGATGATACACAGCTCTACCTGCAAACAATGCAAACCTCACCCTCATTTCCAACGCCCCTCTCCATTCTCACCACCTGCCTGGAGGAGATGAAGGCATGGATGAGCATCAACTTCCTGCAGCTCAATAGCTCAAAAACAGTGGTCATGAAAATAGGCACCCCACACCAGATCAACACATGCCCCATAACCAGCATCACCTTCTCTGGACAGGACCTGCCACTCTTCCCAGTTGTGACCAACCTGGGAGTGAAAATGGACCCCCACCTGAACTTTGAAGCCCACATCAACTATCTGCGCAAAACATCTTTCTTTCACCTCCGCAACATCTCAAGACTCCGCTCCTCACTCACCCCAGTCGACACTGAAAGACTCGTCCATGCCTTCATCTCCTCCAGGCTTGATTACTGCAACGCACTCCTCgtcagggtccccaaaaagagcatcaaaaagctccagtacattcaaaacagcgcagcgaggatcctgacgagagtgcgcaagcgtgatcatatcacacctatcctcaaatcactccactggctccctattgcatcccggacccaatttaagatcaacatgctcactcaccaatgcatctacggcaacgccccctcctacctcaaggacctagtttcccctcaaccccctacccgcagcctccgctcctcaaacactaacctcctcaaacccatcaggacaaagttacaatctatgggccgccgggctttctgctcgaccgctcccgaactttggaacgctctccccgaccatcttagagcaccacagtcggtcgaccattttaagaagggactaaaaacccacctttttagcacagcttttatctaatttctctgccttcttgtttttaaatgcactgcttgcttatctgttattttatccagtgctttcaggctcttatttctactttatctatgtttctgttttatctagtgtgtgtcatgattagggatgatgtttgataagaaattatcgagtttgagtctattatcgaatcctcttatcgaaccgattccttatcgattctcttatcgagtccagataggttgttgtatatggaagaaaaaaaacacaatatttggtttaacaaaagctcacttttattatataagaaaacaatttaatctaaaaaataaataaatattgactgttgcccccctaaaaaaaaaaaaaaaaaaaaaaatattgactgttgttacccaaagtataaaaagtgggatttttcagaaaaacaaatatataaggtaacacaaaaacaacctgtctctgtgatcactataggtgtataaataatactagtgttaaataaaataagtcccttgggcacaaaactggaaataatacagctctccaaaaagtgcaattctgctgctatttgacataactgtttgttatgatgctttgacatttttgcactttatttctttattgaaagaaaattctatgaatagaaaagttgtttgcaaatgtggttacaatgctaaaaaatgaaaagttaaagctaaaaaaagaaatacactttattgagttaacattatttctttatagggggaaagatgttatgagctagggcaggggtcggcaacccgcggctctggagtcgcatgcggctccttgaccactctgatgcggctcagctacatacatgccgacccccccgattttcccaggagatttatggatgtcagtgtctctcataaattactcccagggaaaaaataatactatttacactctaattactaaataaagggcgtgccctaattgcactgcagtaattgtcctctatagcatttacatacagcgtgccagtccagccacatgttgcatgttgttattacttgcacacacaggagacagcaaagcatacttactcatcagccacacagcttacactgacggtagccgtatcaaacaactttaacattgttacgttacaaatatgcgccacactgtgaacccacaccaaaaaagaatgaaaaacacatttctggagaacatcccaccgtaacacaacataaacacaacacaaccattacccagaatctcatgcagccctaactcttccggtctacattatacacccccgctaccaccaaatcccccccacacatcaaccaccccctccccctccgtgcgttggttgagcggaagagttagggctgcatgggattctgggtattggtaccgtcagtgtaagatgtgtggctgctgagttagtacgccttgctgtcacttacgtgagcaagctaaaattgcattctacgtgtggtcgagcaggtacactgttagggcagactgtagagggcgccaaatgcagtgtcatcacgctctgatattcgggagtctcccgggaaaagtgagagggttggcaagtatgacgctatcaagcgccattcattcaaaactcgcgggctgcactaacatcaaatttccacattaaagtgcgtgccggtgcgtgtgtcggagacccctggttaacatagcacaaagcatttaagctttgtatgcagtgtttttcattttaaattttaaattttttttgtggctcccattactttctttaatttgtgaaacttgccaaaatggctctttgagtggtaaaggttgccgacccctgagctagggaatataacaactacactacccatcatgcaacgggagtgacgagcatgcgcggtagccccgaaaagtgttgcatgtcgtcacccgtgaaagtaaacgtcaagaactcagccaacacgcctcgtctgcattatttataattagacagacaacacatatacagtgtgattttgttgtttacaaggaaagaaaaacaaaagttgaaaaagggagatcatgtcatatatgtatgtgctgcggttgctataagaatgttgcgacagctgccgtaaaggaggtgcgttgctatgtttccggttggtcgtaaaagtgttcgtcatgtgtttgtagtctgctcaaatctcccagtaaagttattcattggattataccttttgttttgaactttattacaccttggagcactttttcacGTCCATttgtttcctgctttcgctatgtgcgcttaatgaccgagctacgtgactgatttcttgtgatgtcacacggagcatttctggtcgggacgggattcgttccgaggggttcgattatagaaccaactctttttctttactatagtagtctcgataacgggtaccggtttttaaaaagggattcgagtccgaggactcggttcttttcttatcgaacaaccgggaaaaccggtttcgagtatcatccctagtcatgattcatttctattttcattttttattatatattcttactttctatttttatttttaatactttgtagcactttgagattttaacaaatgtaaagtgcgtaacaaatgcaattcatcattattattattattacgtatatgtacatatacgtgtgtatatatatatatatatacacacatatatgtacatatacgtgtatatatatatatatatatatatatatatatatatatatatatatatatatatatacacgtgtatatatatatatacgtgtatatatatgtatatacgtatatacatatattatgtcAAATAATTTAATTAGCTTAATTACACTTTTCAATTtagaataatcatgattattaacAGGTTGTTACTCGCTTACATGATAAcaaaatttactttaaaaaggagcccaatatttggacacaaatgcaattttattgtcagtatGTCatccagaatttaaaaaaaaatgttttacttgaatgcacatcatttatttgctcaaaacttgctaacagttttagCTAAAGTGCCATCTGGGTGTATTCTGAAGTGAAATATGCCCTTTGCACtggcgtatgcattgacctgatcactgacccaaTAGACGCCTTTCAGGTAATTATCTGCAAATAAGGTAAAGGAGTGTCTCGACCTGTCATTCCAGGTCAGGTCTGATATACTCTTGTGTTTCCTTATTTTCTGTATTTGTTCCCTGTCCAGGGCTCTTATTtctgttcacttcctgtctgGTTACGCCACTCTGGCCTGAGCGCTGCTTCCCTCACCTTTCCCTGATTGGCAACTTAAATACACCTGTTCCTGCCCCGCAGTCAGCGCTGGATGACTGACTGACAAATATTACTAACTGTTTGTCAATGTAAACTGTCAAGATATTTGTAATACTTCGACCCGTTATGTTGTTTTGCTTGCCAACtgaatcttggggtcacaactaccgcagcaaTGCTTGTTTTTATGACAAGGAGCAtgtactgtcaaaataaattgcgttattaatctgcatatatacaTGCCATCATTTGAGttgactcgttatttttgacagtatattaatatgtacagtatatacatatatacattcacacagaatatgtatacatatatatatatatatatatatatatatatatatatatatatatatatatatatatatatatatatatatatatatatatatatatatggctacacacagtatatacactgtatacagatgcatatatacagtacaggccaaaagtttggacacaccttctcctcattcaatgtgttttctttattttcatgactatttacattgtagattgtcactgaaggcatcaaaactatgaataaacacgtgtggatgtacttgacaaaaaaaaatttaataactgaaaacatgctttatattctagtttcttcaaaatagccaccctttcctctgattactgctttgcacactcttggcattctctcgatgagcttcaagcacacctgttaagtgaaaaccatttcaggtgactacctcttgaagctcatcgagagaataccaaaagtgtgcgaaaaagtaatcagagcaaagggtggctattttgaagaaactagaatataaaacatgttttcagttatttcaccttttttgttaagtacataactccaaatgtgttaattcatagttttgatgccttcagtgacaatctacaacgtaaatagtcatgaaaataaagaaaacgcattgaatgagaaggtgtgtccaaactttatatatatatatatatatatatatatatatatatatatatatatatatatcctttccagtattttattggaaaaaaacagcatactggcaccatacttattttgattattgtttctcatccatccatccattttctaccgcttattcccttcggggtcgcggggggcgctggagcctatctcagctacaatcgggcggaaggcggggtacaccctggacaagtcgccacctcatcgcagggccaacacagatagacagacaacattcacactcacattcacacactagggccaatttagtgttgccaatcaacatgttgcagtttataaaaaaaaaaattgtaaataaaaaaaaatatttaaaaaatacaataaaaaatagccTCTGcatatgcgcatagcatagatccaacgaatcgatgactaaattaatcgccaactatttttataatcgattttaatctatttaatcgattagttgttgcagccctaatttataca includes these proteins:
- the mmp14a gene encoding matrix metalloproteinase-14a; this encodes MVLLLLVTLACALHCFSVSADVLRAEAWLQKYGYLPPGDVRAQAMRSPQSVETAITAMQRFYGLTVTGSIDSNTLEAMTRPRCGVPDKFGPELKSNLRRKRYAVQGLKWDKSEVTFSIENYTPKVGEHATYEAIRKAFKVWEIAIPLTFREIPYSHIRGKVDKYADIMLSFSEGFHGDSTPFDGEGGFLAHAYFPGQGIGGDTHFDLAEPWTTGNVDQGGNDVFLVAVHELGHALGLEHSNNPSAIMAPFYQWFDTENFQLPDDDRRGIQTIYGTKTGGPPPPPRPTKATNPKRPEHGPDICEGHFDTIAILRGEKFVFKDNWFWRVRNNKVLPGYPMAISHFWKGLPSNINAAYERDNGKFIFFKGDKYWVFSESTMEKDSPKNLKDMGTGLPTDRMDAALFYTPTGQTYFFRSTKYYRFNERTRTVDSGYPKPISMWSGAPDNIKAAIMSEDGSYTYFYKANKYWKFNNQYMKVESGYPKSVLSDWMGCEAEEPKKGREEVIILEVDEAQGGIGPIAVVIPILLLVLVVATLGVLLFFRKYGTPRRLLYCQRSLLDKV